One Panicum virgatum strain AP13 chromosome 3N, P.virgatum_v5, whole genome shotgun sequence DNA segment encodes these proteins:
- the LOC120666189 gene encoding uncharacterized protein LOC120666189 — MSVDDCIVPLPTPLSEGASLLKAAARCGSLSSLSELDLYATAADDLGAASAWCGDTGKGGCTVGEFLNRLAADLPGTRSVPSRYHLAISSRDGGGHHLRPLIPSRDDSGLNLRLPALAKENPHGQGSAETFSALSLHESKDALTGKPEQRQTSEVAASRTASRGRYARSKAGWASKERSTPEGYNREKHAWQFEPPFPNGMDTSSIIDAYKKAFAAPHVVRPPKKKKSPEERKAIREKKIIQSERASLHHVETALRKYNRANTTTFVLDEITVKCLFFEFGGPCYHYNFTAKPENHHSADGSTKLFFSEINCPLRSEKDVLLCCIVGEKDAGHCHACEDYRPTMVHPSSRAYGGGNTTAIDYPDDDSSDSDY; from the exons ATGTCCGTCGACGACTGCATAGTCCCTCTCCCTACCCCACTCAGCGAGGGCGCTTCACTCCTGAAAGCCGCTGCGCGATGtggctccctctcctccttgtcCGAGCTCGATCTgtacgccaccgccgccgacgactTGGGCGCGGCGTCGGCATGGTGCGGGGACACCGGCAAGGGAGGATGCACAGTGGGAGAGTTCTTaaaccgcctcgccgccgacctccCAGGGACGCGTTCGGTGCCGAGTCGCTACCATCTGGCGATTTCGTCACGGGATGGTGGTGGTCACCACCTCCGGCCGCTGATACCGTCTCGGGATGACTCTGGCCTCAACCTCCGGCTGCCGGCGCT CGCAAAGGAGAATCCTCATGGCCAGGGCAGTGCTGAAACCTTCTCTGCACTGTCGCTGCACGAATCCAAAGATGCTTTGACAGGGAAGCCAGAGCAGCGCCAAACTTCTGAGGTTGCAGCCTCGCGCACTGCTTCAAGGGGGAGATATGCAAG GAGTAAAGCAGGTTGGGCTTCCAAGGAAAGGAGTACTCCTGAAGGTTACAACAGGGAGAAACATGCTTGGCAGTTTGAACCCCCTTTCCCGAATGGAATGGATACGAGCAGTATAATAGATGCATATAAAAAAGCATTTGCAGCTCCTCATGTTGTCCGTCCACCAAAGAAAAAGAAGTCCCCTGAGGAAAGGAAAGCAATCCGAGAAAAGAAAATCATCCAGAGTGAAAGGGCCTCGCTGCATCATGTTGAGACAGCCTTGCGTAAATATAACAGAGCAAACACAACCACG TTTGTGCTGGATGAGATAACAGTGAAGTGCCTGTTTTTTGAGTTTGGCGGGCCTTGCTACCATTACAACTTCACAGCTAAGCCCGAGAACCATCATTCTGCTGATGGCAGTACTAAACTTTTCTTCTCTGAAATTAATTGCCCTCTTCGGAGTGAGAAAGATGTATTGCTGTGCTGTATAGTTGGGGAGAAAGATGCGG GTCATTGCCATGCCTGCGAGGATTATCGGCCTACGATGGTTCACCCGTCAAGTCGTGCATATGGTGGGGGTAATACTACTGCTATCGATTATCCTGATGATGACAGCTCAGATAGTGACTATTAG